The Bubalus kerabau isolate K-KA32 ecotype Philippines breed swamp buffalo chromosome X, PCC_UOA_SB_1v2, whole genome shotgun sequence genome has a segment encoding these proteins:
- the SNX12 gene encoding sorting nexin-12 isoform X2, whose protein sequence is MSDTAVADTRRLNSKPQDLTDAYGPPSNFLEIDIFNPQTVGVGRARFTTYEVRMRTNLPIFKLKESCVRRRYSDFEWLKNELERDSKIVVPPLPGKALKRQLPFRGDEGIFEESFIEERRQGLEQFINKIAGHPLAQNERCLHMFLQEEAIDRNYVPGKAFIWPTRGSSSSGLWNKWLPQPGAAD, encoded by the exons ATGTCGGACACGGCAGTAGCTGACACTCGGCGCCTTAACTCGAAGCCGCAGGACCTGACCGACGCTTACGGGCCTCCGAGTAACTTCCTGGAGATCGACATCTTTAATCCACAGACGGTGGGCGTGGGCCGCGCGCGCTTCACCACCTATGAGGTTCGCATGCGG ACAAACCTACCTATCTTCAAACTAAAGGAGTCCTGTGTACGACGGCGCTACAGTGACTTTGAATGGCTAAAAAATGAGCTGGAGCGAGATAGTAAG ATTGTAGTACCACCACTCCCTGGGAAAGCCTTGAAGCGGCAGCTCCCTTTCCGAGGAGACGAAGGGATCTTTGAGGAGTCTTTTATTGAAGAAAGGAGGCAGGGCCTGGAACAGTTTATTAACAA AATTGCTGGGCACCCACTGGCTCAGAATGAACGCTGCCTACACATGTTCCTGCAGGAGGAGGCAATTGACAGGAACTACGTCCCTGGGAAG GCATTCATCTGGCCAACCAGGGGATCCTCTTCATCTGGGCTCTGGAACAAGTGGTTGCCACAACCTGGAGCGGCAGACTAA
- the SNX12 gene encoding sorting nexin-12 isoform X1, whose translation MSDTAVADTRRLNSKPQDLTDAYGPPSNFLEIDIFNPQTVGVGRARFTTYEVRMRTNLPIFKLKESCVRRRYSDFEWLKNELERDSKIVVPPLPGKALKRQLPFRGDEGIFEESFIEERRQGLEQFINKIAGHPLAQNERCLHMFLQEEAIDRNYVPGKKQLNFSLEAGQQRLTKIFEYSSYTQGKSKSSHSKDGLATL comes from the exons ATGTCGGACACGGCAGTAGCTGACACTCGGCGCCTTAACTCGAAGCCGCAGGACCTGACCGACGCTTACGGGCCTCCGAGTAACTTCCTGGAGATCGACATCTTTAATCCACAGACGGTGGGCGTGGGCCGCGCGCGCTTCACCACCTATGAGGTTCGCATGCGG ACAAACCTACCTATCTTCAAACTAAAGGAGTCCTGTGTACGACGGCGCTACAGTGACTTTGAATGGCTAAAAAATGAGCTGGAGCGAGATAGTAAG ATTGTAGTACCACCACTCCCTGGGAAAGCCTTGAAGCGGCAGCTCCCTTTCCGAGGAGACGAAGGGATCTTTGAGGAGTCTTTTATTGAAGAAAGGAGGCAGGGCCTGGAACAGTTTATTAACAA AATTGCTGGGCACCCACTGGCTCAGAATGAACGCTGCCTACACATGTTCCTGCAGGAGGAGGCAATTGACAGGAACTACGTCCCTGGGAAG AAGCAACTCAACTTTTCACTGGAAGCTGGGCAACAGAGGCTAACAAAAATTTTTGAATATAGTAGCTATACCCAAGGGAAGTCTAAATCTTCACATTCCAAAGATGGCTTAGCTACCCTTTGA
- the SNX12 gene encoding sorting nexin-12 isoform X4: MSDTAVADTRRLNSKPQDLTDAYGPPSNFLEIDIFNPQTVGVGRARFTTYEVRMRTNLPIFKLKESCVRRRYSDFEWLKNELERDSKIVVPPLPGKALKRQLPFRGDEGIFEESFIEERRQGLEQFINKIAGHPLAQNERCLHMFLQEEAIDRNYVPGKVFKTV; the protein is encoded by the exons ATGTCGGACACGGCAGTAGCTGACACTCGGCGCCTTAACTCGAAGCCGCAGGACCTGACCGACGCTTACGGGCCTCCGAGTAACTTCCTGGAGATCGACATCTTTAATCCACAGACGGTGGGCGTGGGCCGCGCGCGCTTCACCACCTATGAGGTTCGCATGCGG ACAAACCTACCTATCTTCAAACTAAAGGAGTCCTGTGTACGACGGCGCTACAGTGACTTTGAATGGCTAAAAAATGAGCTGGAGCGAGATAGTAAG ATTGTAGTACCACCACTCCCTGGGAAAGCCTTGAAGCGGCAGCTCCCTTTCCGAGGAGACGAAGGGATCTTTGAGGAGTCTTTTATTGAAGAAAGGAGGCAGGGCCTGGAACAGTTTATTAACAA AATTGCTGGGCACCCACTGGCTCAGAATGAACGCTGCCTACACATGTTCCTGCAGGAGGAGGCAATTGACAGGAACTACGTCCCTGGGAAG GTGTTCAAAACTGTTTGA
- the SNX12 gene encoding sorting nexin-12 isoform X3: MSDTAVADTRRLNSKPQDLTDAYGPPSNFLEIDIFNPQTVGVGRARFTTYEVRMRTNLPIFKLKESCVRRRYSDFEWLKNELERDSKIVVPPLPGKALKRQLPFRGDEGIFEESFIEERRQGLEQFINKIAGHPLAQNERCLHMFLQEEAIDRNYVPGKVPSFIVHKC; the protein is encoded by the exons ATGTCGGACACGGCAGTAGCTGACACTCGGCGCCTTAACTCGAAGCCGCAGGACCTGACCGACGCTTACGGGCCTCCGAGTAACTTCCTGGAGATCGACATCTTTAATCCACAGACGGTGGGCGTGGGCCGCGCGCGCTTCACCACCTATGAGGTTCGCATGCGG ACAAACCTACCTATCTTCAAACTAAAGGAGTCCTGTGTACGACGGCGCTACAGTGACTTTGAATGGCTAAAAAATGAGCTGGAGCGAGATAGTAAG ATTGTAGTACCACCACTCCCTGGGAAAGCCTTGAAGCGGCAGCTCCCTTTCCGAGGAGACGAAGGGATCTTTGAGGAGTCTTTTATTGAAGAAAGGAGGCAGGGCCTGGAACAGTTTATTAACAA AATTGCTGGGCACCCACTGGCTCAGAATGAACGCTGCCTACACATGTTCCTGCAGGAGGAGGCAATTGACAGGAACTACGTCCCTGGGAAG gttCCTTCTTTCATTGTGCACAAGTGCTGA